In Oryctolagus cuniculus chromosome X, mOryCun1.1, whole genome shotgun sequence, a single window of DNA contains:
- the DHRSX gene encoding polyprenol dehydrogenase yields the protein MRWLDAVRVVLGVYAAGAREILAQLVRRCRGGFVEPEFPPQPGRVALITGGSEGIGFATAKRLARLGMHVIIAANDDTKGPEAARQIRKETLSDSVEFLHLDLGSLSSVREFAWAFVRRGLPLHLLICNAGVMLPPPPCRRPAGPGFEEHLATNFLGHFLLVHLLLGPLGAGGGAGRQARVLVLGSAVHRAVPRGAELHFRPGPPALAGYAVSKLALVLFAFRLHRLLGARGVPASASVVDPGVAATGLFRHAGDVRLLQALLGRLLFKTPDEAAWTTVHGAVAPELEAVGGLYLHNEAAARALEAAYDPDLQRRLWAQSCELVGIPDLSRDLE from the exons ATGCGGTGGCTGGACGCGGTCCGCGTGGTCCTGGGCGTCTACGCGGCCGGGGCCCGCGAGATCCTGGCGCAGCTGGTCCGGCGCTGCCGCGGGGGCTTCGTGGAGCCGG AATTCCCTCCGCAGCCCGGCCGCGTGGCCCTGATAACCGGGGGCTCCGAGGGCATCGGCTTCGCCACCGCCAAGCGCCTGGCCCGGCTGGGGATGCACGTGATCATCG CCGCCAATGACGACACCAAGGGCCCCGAGGCCGCGCGACAGATCCGGAAGGAGACGCTGAGTGACagtg TCGAGTTCCTGCACCTGGACCTGGGCTCCCTGAGCTCCGTGCGCGAGTTCGCCTGGGCGTTTGTGCGCCGGGGGcttcccctgcacctgctgatcTGCAACg CGGGCGTGATGCTGCCTCCACCCCCTTGCCGTCGCCCTGCCGGCCCCGGGTTCGAGGAGCACCTGGCCACCAACTTCCTGGGCCACTTCCTGCtcgtgcacctgctgctggggccgctgggggccgggggcggggccgggcgccaGGCGCGGGTGCTGGTGCTGGGCTCGGCGGTGCACAGGGCGGTCCCACGGGGAGCGGAGCTGCACTTCAG GCCCGGGCCCCCGGCGCTGGCCGGCTACGCGGTGAGCAAGCTGGCGCTGGTGCTGTTCGCCTTCCGGCTGCACCGGCTGCTGGGGGCCCGGGGCGTCCCGGCCAGCGCGAGCGTCGTGGACCCGGGCGTGGCCGCCACCGGGCTGTTCCGGCACGCGGGGGACGTGCGGCTGCTGCAGGCCCTGCTGGGCCGCCTGCTGTTCAAG ACGCCGGACGAGGCGGCCTGGACCACCGTGCACGGGGCGGTGGCGCCCGAGCTGGAGGCCGTGGGCGGGCTCTACCTGCACAACGAGGCCGCGGCCCGGGCCCTGGAGGCCGCCTACGACCCGgacctgcagcgccggctgtgggcCCAGAGCTGCGAGCTCGTCGGCATCCCCGACCTCAGCCGGGACCTGGAGTGA